Proteins encoded within one genomic window of Solea senegalensis isolate Sse05_10M linkage group LG11, IFAPA_SoseM_1, whole genome shotgun sequence:
- the LOC122776660 gene encoding potassium voltage-gated channel subfamily A member 3: MRLQPRMDDHLSLLQSPPPSTTKTRGDNLVNHGYTETEADVMTVVACDNMLEESAALPGHHSLDRYEPDHECCERVVINISGLRFETQLKTLSQFPETLLGDPKKRMRYFDPLRNEYFFDRNRPSFDAILYYYQSGGRIRRPVNVPIDIFSEEIRFYELGEEAMEKFREDEGFIKEEERPLPENEFQRQVWLLFEYPESSGPARGIAIVSVLVILISIVIFCLETLPEFRDENRDPITVAPVINGTLPYFISPFSDPFFVVETLCIIWFSFELLVRFFACPSKATFSQNIMNIIDIVAIIPYFITLGTELAERQGNGQQAMSLAILRVIRLVRVFRIFKLSRHSKGLQILGQTLKASMRELGLLIFFLFIGVILFSSAVYFAEADDPESGFNSIPDAFWWAVVTMTTVGYGDMHPVTIGGKIVGSLCAIAGVLTIALPVPVIVSNFNYFYHRETDGEEQAQYLHVGSCQPLADTEDLMKTRSSSSLSKSEYMVIEEHGINSAFKQQQQQQPNFPTNTSTAQNNTQNCVNINKKIFTEV, encoded by the coding sequence ATGCGTCTGCAGCCGCGCATGGACGACCACCTCAGCCTCCTGCAATCACCCCCGCCGAGCACCACCAAAACCCGGGGCGACAACCTGGTGAACCACGGATACACGGAGACAGAGGCGGACGTGATGACTGTCGTGGCGTGTGACAACATGCTGGAAGAATCGGCGGCTCTGCCGGGCCACCACTCTCTGGACCGATACGAACCGGACCACGAATGTTGCGAGCGGGTGGTCATCAACATTTCAGGTTTACGCTTCGAGACGCAGCTGAAGACTCTCTCCCAGTTTCCAGAGACGCTGCTGGGAGACCCCAAAAAGAGGATGAGGTACTTTGACCCCCTTAGAAATGAGTACTTTTTTGATCGGAACCGACCCAGCTTTGACGCCATCCTCTACTACTACCAGTCCGGTGGGCGCATCAGAAGACCCGTGAATGTGCCCATTGACATTTTCTCCGAGGAGATCCGCTTCTATGAGCTGGGGGAGGAGGCGATGGAGAAGTTCAGGGAGGACGAAGGCTTCATCAAGGAGGAGGAGCGGCCGCTGCCCGAGAATGAATTTCAAAGACAGGTTTGGCTGCTGTTTGAATACCCGGAGAGCTCGGGACCCGCCCGGGGAATCGCAATAGTGTCTGTTCTGGTCATCCTCATCTCCATTGTCATCTTCTGCTTAGAGACTTTGCCGGAGTTCAGGGACGAAAACAGGGATCCGATCACCGTCGCGCCCGTGATTAACGGCACACTCCCGTATTTCATCAGCCCCTTCTCTGACCCCTTCTTTGTTGTTGAGACGTTGTGCATCATCTGGTTCTCCTTCGAGCTTCTCGTGCGCTTTTTCGCGTGCCCGAGCAAAGCCACGTTCTCCCAAAACATCATGAACATCATAGACATTGTGGCCATCATTCCCTATTTCATCACCCTGGGCACGGAGCTGGCAGAGCGGCAGGGCAACGGGCAGCAGGCCATGTCATTGGCCATCCTGCGCGTAATCAGGCTCGTTAGGGTGTTTCGCATTTTCAAACTCTCACGCCACTCCAAGGGGCTTCAGATTTTGGGACAGACCCTCAAGGCCAGTATGCGTGAACTGGGTCTGCTCATATTCTTCTTGTTCATCGGTGTCATTCTCTTCTCCAGTGCTGTTTATTTCGCTGAGGCAGATGACCCAGAGTCCGGTTTCAACAGCATCCCAGACGCGTTCTGGTGGGCTGTGGTCACCATGACCACTGTGGGTTATGGGGACATGCACCCGGTGACAATCGGAGGAAAGATTGTTGGGTCTCTGTGCGCAATAGCCGGTGTCCTGACCATTGCTTTGCCCGTGCCTGTCATTGTCTCCAACTTCAATTACTTCTACCACCGAGAGACTGACGGCGAGGAGCAGGCTCAGTACCTGCACGTGGGCAGCTGCCAGCCTCTCGCGGACACGGAGGACCTGATGAAGAcccgctcctcttcctcactcagCAAAAGCGAGTACATGGTGATAGAGGAGCACGGCATCAACAGCGCgttcaagcagcagcagcagcagcagccaaactTCCCCACCAACACCAGCACCGCGCAGAACAACACGCAGAATTGTGTGAATATTAACAAAAAGATTTTCACCGAGGTGTAG